The following are from one region of the Nicotiana tomentosiformis chromosome 7, ASM39032v3, whole genome shotgun sequence genome:
- the LOC138895935 gene encoding uncharacterized protein: protein MQLQEFWDGLTPTSRRTLSNTSGGLLIKKTPEDIVAILDELSEDANQWPSEIAERRRSTGVHQVDTNISVQVQLDVMAKEIRKLTLASIHNEPHAACDICGRGHPTHECQASMEEVNVSSPGGTTDERLDAHGAAIKELGTGLRNLERQVGQISTVLSERIPESGKELKIEDDDKKTEKKKGKKGVEKKKKEETSRREDSDDGSKHMPTLPFPQKLYRKKLDKQFERFLDMLRQVNVNLPFTDVLSQMPSYAKFLKECGDPGSFTIPYSLGTLNFDKSLSDFGASINLMSFSIHSKLEKEIGEIRFHSGEYGGEHRGPPHPRAILDIHDRKLILRVGEETVTFEINVATAVKKEKPAASV from the exons atgcaactccaggaatTTTGGGATGGTTTGACACCAACCTCacgcagaacattgagcaataCATCTGGAGGTCTGTTAAtaaagaagactccagaggataTAGTCGCTATtctagatgagttatctgaagatgcaaatcagtggccctcagagattgctgaaagaagaagatcaactggtgttcaccaagttgatactAACATATCGGTGCAGGTACAGCTTGATGTCATGgcaaaggaaataaggaagctaaccttagcttcaatacataatgagcctcatgcagcatgtgacatatgtggaagaggacaccctactcatgagtgtcaagcttcaATGGAGGAAGTTAATGTT agttcacctgggggtacaacTGATGaaagattagatgctcatggggcagctatcaaagaacttgggacaggtttgcgtaacttggagagacaagtgggacaaatttCAACTGTATTATCTGAGAGGATTCCAG aaagtgggaaggAGCTTAAAATTGAAGATGATGATAAAAAGactgagaagaagaaaggcaagaagggagttgagaaaaagaaaaaggaggaaacttcaagaagggaggactctgatgatgggagcaagcaCATGCCTACTCTACCTTTTCCTCAAAAGCTCTATAGAAAAaagttggacaagcagtttgagagatttctagacaTGCTAagacaggttaatgtaaaccTGCCATTCACTGatgttctctcacaaatgccatcttatgcaaagttcttgaaggaa tgtggagatccagggagttttactataccttactCTTTAGGCACTCtaaattttgataaatctttatctGATTTCGGTGCTTCAATTAATCTAATGTCATTTTCTATTCACAgtaaactggagaaggagattggagagataag atttcatagtggtgaatatggaggagaacatagaggtccccctcatcctagagctatactggatatacatgatagaaaactcattcttagagtgggtgaggagactgtgacttttgagatAAATGTAGCAACTGCAGTGAAAAAagagaagccagctgcaagtgtttag